Proteins found in one Hymenobacter sp. J193 genomic segment:
- a CDS encoding IS5 family transposase, with product MEITRRAYPSDVTDDEWGFLLPYLLLVREDAAQRQYPLRELFNALRYVVRTGCTWRYLPHDLPPWATCYQQWARWRDARVFEALTDDLRQVLRLNEARPADPSAVIFDSRTLQSTPESGHRAGYDGAKRRKGSKVHVAVDTLGHLLAAVVTPANEQDRAQVGVLAEEVQVASGQSVTLAYADQGYTGEAPAQAAEQHGIELHVVKLDQAKRGFVLLPRRWVVERSLSWSARYKRLARDYERLAVSLQQLHYLAFAGLMLAKAAGLNLLASA from the coding sequence ATGGAAATTACCCGCCGCGCTTACCCCAGCGACGTAACCGACGACGAATGGGGCTTTTTATTGCCTTACCTGTTGCTGGTGCGGGAAGATGCTGCCCAGCGACAATACCCGCTGCGTGAGCTGTTTAACGCGTTGCGCTACGTCGTGCGCACGGGCTGCACCTGGCGCTACTTGCCCCATGATTTGCCGCCCTGGGCCACGTGCTACCAGCAGTGGGCCCGCTGGCGCGACGCCCGTGTGTTTGAGGCCCTTACCGACGACCTGCGCCAGGTGCTGCGCTTGAACGAGGCCCGGCCCGCCGACCCGAGCGCCGTGATTTTTGATTCGCGTACGCTGCAGAGCACGCCCGAAAGCGGGCACCGGGCGGGCTACGACGGCGCCAAACGGCGCAAGGGCAGCAAGGTGCACGTGGCCGTCGACACGCTCGGGCACCTGCTGGCGGCTGTGGTCACACCGGCCAACGAGCAGGACCGGGCGCAGGTGGGTGTGCTGGCCGAAGAAGTGCAAGTAGCATCGGGGCAAAGCGTTACGCTGGCCTACGCCGACCAGGGGTATACGGGGGAAGCGCCCGCGCAGGCCGCCGAACAGCACGGCATCGAGCTGCACGTGGTCAAACTCGACCAAGCCAAACGCGGCTTCGTGCTCTTGCCCCGCCGCTGGGTCGTCGAGCGCAGCCTAAGCTGGAGCGCCCGCTACAAGCGCCTGGCCCGTGACTACGAGCGGCTGGCCGTCAGTTTGCAACAACTCCACTACCTGGCCTTCGCGGGGCTCATGTTGGCCAAAGCCGCTGGCCTTAATTTGCTCGCAAGTGCATAA
- a CDS encoding IS3 family transposase yields MRRVSGVLGFSRQAYYQHQNRQFTSEEREQYVLDLVAKVREDHPRMGGKKLYYLLQEQFMTQGIKLGRDALFDLLAANNLLIRRRKRKAITTFSRHKFRKYPNLIKNLTPLRPNQVWVADITYWFTEAGCLYISLLTDAYSHRIMGFAVAETLATVHCRCALEMALRQISKRAGRHLIHHSDRGIQYCSQEYLAPLAAWHVQVSMTENSDPLENPVAERINGILKQEYLSHQPVRSLDEAQQHLERAVFLYNYKRPHLSCNYQSPDEAHRSWGPLERRWKNYYKPPVANEPKESNFRTTTETVNADPDYH; encoded by the coding sequence CTGCGGCGGGTCAGCGGGGTACTTGGGTTCAGCCGCCAGGCTTACTACCAGCACCAAAACCGACAATTCACCAGCGAGGAACGCGAACAGTACGTCCTGGACTTGGTCGCCAAAGTGCGGGAGGACCACCCGCGCATGGGCGGTAAAAAGCTGTACTATCTGCTGCAAGAGCAGTTTATGACCCAAGGCATCAAGTTGGGCCGGGATGCCCTCTTTGACTTGCTGGCCGCTAATAACCTGCTGATTCGGCGGCGCAAGCGCAAGGCCATCACCACCTTTTCCCGGCATAAATTCCGCAAGTATCCGAACCTGATTAAGAACCTGACGCCCTTACGGCCCAATCAGGTCTGGGTGGCGGACATCACGTACTGGTTTACTGAAGCCGGCTGCCTGTATATCTCGCTGCTCACCGATGCCTACTCGCACCGCATCATGGGCTTCGCTGTAGCCGAAACGCTGGCCACGGTCCACTGTCGGTGCGCGCTGGAAATGGCCCTGCGCCAAATCAGCAAGCGGGCCGGCCGCCACCTGATTCATCACAGCGACCGCGGCATTCAGTACTGCAGCCAGGAATACCTGGCCCCGTTGGCCGCGTGGCACGTGCAGGTGAGCATGACCGAGAACTCCGACCCGCTGGAAAACCCCGTGGCTGAACGTATTAATGGCATCCTCAAGCAGGAGTATTTAAGTCACCAGCCGGTACGTTCGCTGGATGAAGCGCAGCAACACCTTGAACGAGCCGTGTTTCTCTACAACTATAAACGCCCCCATCTGAGTTGCAACTACCAAAGCCCTGATGAAGCACATCGCAGCTGGGGACCGTTAGAGCGGCGCTGGAAAAACTACTACAAACCACCCGTTGCAAACGAGCCAAAGGAAAGTAATTTTAGGACTACCACCGAAACGGTCAACGCAGACCCGGACTACCATTAA